CCCAAAACGAAAAATACATCAGCCCAATTCATTTAGTTGGGCTAACCCAAAAAAGGGAAGTCTCCGATTCTATTGAGGATTTTTTTAGAGCGAAAGAATAAACTCTCCTGCTTTCTAAACTTATAAAAGCCGGAGAGAGCCCTGCCTCCTCTTCAAAcgcttctgctgctgctgcttccgCTTCCCTCACCTTCTGGGGTTCTGTCACGCAAAAGCTCGCCCCGTTTTCATCGTTCCCTAGCAACAAGGTTTTGATCCAAGATTACCTTCTTCatttatttactaatttttCTACATAAACCCGATGATCttaatcttttttgttaaaaaatgagCTTGCTTGGTCTTGATTGATGATTGATTATATgaattgggttttgtttttttcaactaatttttttgaattttgaattttgacagTTCTCTACAACAAATCTTGTGGGCTTAACCTGTTGAAGTCAGTAGACATGGTATGTTAGTGCTAATGACTTGTTCCCCCAATTTTTGCTGTACTGCGAGCTTGGaagaattatttgatttaatcaacaTCATCGATAATTACTGAGAAACGGTTGTCTTAATATATGATAGAATGATATTGATTGCATTCTTTgaaacaattaataatatttgagCCTGCTCATCCTTCATTGTGTGAAAGATGGTAGAATGAATAGGACTCAAAAGTCTAAGCATCATCCATGTTTATTGCGTCAAATCTTATGTTGCTCAAGTCTGTGaatttgttctaaaaaaaatttagtaatttAGCCgcatatgtttattttaatcacTTGTTTCGACAATTGCAGGATCGCCAAGACCTCCACAGTTCATCATTTGAACAGAGTTACCGCTGCTACCCTGTCTCTTTCATTGATAAGGTTTGAGAAATAACTACTACAATTTGAATCATAACTACTAAAATTATGATTCtgcaaatttttttagttgttggtTTTCCTATTTGTTTGATGATATAGTGTTCTATGTATATAGTAGTAGCTTATACATGTAAATGAACAAGATGTTTGTCAATccacaaaaatattattccttGTTAAATTTGCTCCGAGTTATTTGTGTCTTTGCAGGCACATCTGGAAAAGGGGGATAAAAGTATGTCCATCTTCTCATTCATGTTCTTTTATGCTAtccatttcatttattttaaaaatcaaataaaataaaactggtTTTCAAGAATTGACAATCTACTATCTCTTGTTGCATCCAGTTATTATGCCTCCCTCAGCTCTTGATCGCCTAGGTAAGCAGATCATTCTCGATAAACTTCCTTTTCTCTATTCCTGCTATTGTATCTTGTGCCCTTAATCCTTGTTTAATGATTATACACCATTTAAAGATAATGGTGTTTGCTGCAGCAACCTTGCACATTGACTATCCAATGCTTTTTGAACTCCATAATCCTTCTGCTGGACGTACTTCTCATTGTGGGGTTCTAGAATTTATTGCAGATGAGGGCATGATATACTTGCCCTACTGGGTATGCTTTTACATTATCTTCATGAATGTAATGGTTCGGCTATTATATGCTTACTTGATCTGCTCGTTTGTTCGACACTTTTAGATGATGGAGAACATGCTGCTACAAGAGGGGGACATTGTGCAATTGAGAAATACCAGCCTGGCAAAGGGAACTTTTGTGAAGCTGCAGCCCCACACCAAGGACTTCTTAGACATCTCCAATCCCAAAGCAATGTTGGTTTATTTATTGGTCATATTCTTTTCTACGTGATTGCAGTAAGCTTGGTAGCTCATTTTATTCATTCCTTTCTTGCTTGGTGATCATTTTGTAGCTTGGAAACTTCGTTGAGGAACTACTCTTGTTTAACCACTGGTGATACAATAATGGTTGCCTATAACAACAAGAAGTACTACATTGATATAGTTGAAGCAAAACCCTCTTCTGCAATTAGTATTATTGAAACGGATTGTGAAGTGGATTTTGCCCCACCTCTTGATTATAAAGAACctgaaaaaccaaaatcaattccTCGATCAAACAAGACACCTCCCAAaggtttttttctcaattttatgtaaaaaatttgTCCAATTatctgaattgattttttattattggatttaTTTATCAATTCCCTAAAACAAATGGTTTTGACTCTTTTTCAGGTATGGAAGAGCCAGCCGCAAAGATGCCAAGGTTCAGTGCATTTACTGGTTCAGCAAGGCGCTTGGATGGCAAACCAGCAACACAACCAACTGCATCCACTATCTGCCCTGCGTTGAAACAACACCAACCAGAAGCTGATAACAATGGCTCCAAGTTATTAAGCTCCATATCACATCAGCAGTCTGGAAAGCTTGTGTTTGGTTCTACGTCAAACCAACCCCAAAATGAAACGCCAAAGGTATGTCTTGCCTTGCTGGTAGTTCTGTAGAGCATGTCCTCGTTTTCCACAATGCACTGATTCCACGACATGACCCGAATTTAGAATGTGCTTCCATGGTGTCATCCACAAATTTTTCTGAAGAATTCACCATGATATATCTGATCAATgcataatatcataaaaaatggaTACAATTTTTTGACTGCCACTTAAATTGATATGAATTGGTTTCTGTAACTAGGTTCCCTTAAAGAAAAGCACTCAGGAACCTTCCCAGAAGGTGGAAGATCCGAAGTTTCAAGCTTTCACGGGAAAGAAGTATTCCCTAAAAGGCTGAATCTCAACTCCATCCATCTTTTTCTAGTATACACAGGATGAGATCAACTGATTCTGGTTATTTAATAGAATGTTTTTGCTACtgtataatttataacttttgaACCCAAAATCGGGTACACGTCAATGGTCCAAACCTCAGAAGAACACCCAGTCAACTTCTGTTTGGCATACGGGGTCTTCTATGGATCCTTATGTttagtatatataatttatcaagATAAAACTCACCAGGCTGCtagttatttctttttcttttttggttcctttgttttttaaatgttttgatgcTCTCTACACCTGCAATATTTGATGGTGAGGCAGAACACCCATGATGCTCAGAGACTCGAATATTTCAGCCGTATGTAACAAAGCGTAATTCTAGGTGTTCAAGATGACATAAACCACTGGATTCCTCATGAGAAAtgcttcaaaaagaaaaacaagaggcCATGATGCAGATGATTCCCTTCTCGATTATTTAGATAATCACAACTAACAGAGTGGcttcttatttatattaacTAATCATTATAATTAGAACGTAATAACATTTAGATGTTCAGCCCCACCTGAATATATAATACAGAGATGGTAATGGAAAAGTGCCGgtgagaaaatacaataataatagtaaaataataattagctAAGCTTCCACAGAAGTCTCAATTGCAACCTTCTTGGAATACTTGATGGCTTCAGACTTATCATTGGCTTCCCAGAGTTCTGGCAGTGCTTCCTTGATATTATGAAGGCTCTCTAACGCACAGTCCACACCTTCAATCCGATGAGAAGAGCCCACCTGTATCACCACCGTTGGAACTTGTTGATTTAACATTTTCGAAGCAATTTGGAAAATTCCACGGGAAAATAAAACTGGCAGTgacatttttctttatttttttggcagaGGTTTATGATATCATTAACTTACCCAAACAGTGTGGAGACCCAATCCTTTTCCAGTCTGTAAGTTGCGGATGCTATCATCAAAGAACAACTAAAGAGCAAGAAATCACTACGTTAGATGAACGCAGACTAGACAAGGAAACTGAAGGCTATGAAAATCACTTAGAATAGCTTTGAATCATTGGAGATCGTAATAGGAATGAAACTTGCATGTTTTCAAATGACAGCACATTCTAAACCTAATCCAAGCATTGATTCAACGTGCAAACAATATAGAAATGCAAAACCGATGAATTTCTGTGCTTGTAATGTAAGTTCAATTTTCTCACCGTCTTTTGAGGGCTGATGCCGGCGATCTTAAAAACCTGCTCAAATGCTTCCTCAAAAGGTTTGCAGACTACGGGGGTCCTTGGAAGTACAAGATCTGCATCAGGACGGGTAGTATATTCATCGAAGTCAAAAACCTCTCTGTCATCCCCGTCAACAGGATCATTTCCTTTATTAGCAGCATCATTCAAAGTCTCAAAGCATATGATCCTTTCAAAACAATCCTCCAATCCAAGCCTGCTAAGGACTCGACTTGCATGAGCCTTATCAGCATTGGTAAAGACCTTTCCATGAAGAAAAAAGGATTATTAATCACCAGCAGAAATCTGATGCAGTCAACCAAATACTTTTCCCAAATGTAGTGATTTTAAAAGTGTATGCAACTAAGGAAGGAAACCTACAACTTTACGAACAGGCACATTAAGTAAGATATTCCTCAGGACAGGGTCGGGTTTAAGCATCTGATAGGGCAATCTTCCATGAACAAAACTGCAAAATACAAAAGCGTAGGACCACATCAATTTCACAAAAGATACTCCTTGTATTAATACACATAAGAGCAAGAAATCAGTACCTATGGAAGTCATCATAGTCAAATTTATGCCCAATAGCctgaaaagcataaaaatagaaagaaaaaaaaaacccagaaaacttTTTAGTGAAATCACTGTAAATTAACAAaatcttgtgaaaaaaaaaaaaaaaaagcatcaagtTCTTGGGTTATTACCCTAAGTCCAGCCATGGTCGTCCCATAATACTTGTACAATGAAAAACACAACTCAGGGGCTTTACTTTCCTCAATGCCAAGCTTTTTAATCATATATTCTATGATGAATCAAGAACATTCCAAATCAATTAGGGTATATCACATAACATAATCTTAAGGAGAGAGAGTGCTTCATTAAGCAATACCTTGAATATTTTGGGTAACATGGACTGATAAACCAGAACCGTGTGGATAAAGGGTATCATCAATATCtggaattttaaatataaaaaatccatcagttatattatagtatttttattcatcttCAAGAAAAGAAGTCCACTAGaagaaaatataacatcaaaaGAAAATGCTTAACAAAAGAGCTTACCAAAAAGGAGGCAATCATATTTGTGCCCCAAAGCTTGCTGTTTCTGATCATCTTCATAAGACTCCATTTTCGTACTAACCAAAAGCAGAATCTTTATAAGTTGTTTTGATATCAACTGCAAGAAAACAaccaatttaattataaaaaaaaaaacactaaaaaaatccaacttCTCTTACTGCCCACCAAATCTGGAAATCAAAACgacaagaaaaggagaaaaacaaaCAGATTGGTTATAATATACACAGTACTCCAACACATTGTTATCCCAGCGGTCTAATTGTAAACAAGAAACCTGAGAGAGACAAAAGCAAGCAAGCAAATTACCAGATCTCCAAAGATCAGAGAGATGCTGtttgagaaagaaaggaagatattagttttcttttaaagagGAAAGGAGGGTCGGTGAGTGAAATCAACGGttagattttttagattttttattggataaaagTCTAGAAGAGACGCATCCTCATGAACTCCGGGAGACACGACTACTTTTTACTTCTTcacttctgatttttttttttttttttgtattgaaataaGTACAGATCAGTCATCaacctattatttatttcatgtatCGGTCCTCGATCTTCAAATTCTTGCAAACATTGCTCAACCCTTCATAATCATGACATCATTCATCACTTCATCCCACACTTGACTTTTCCGTTATTTTGCCCCGAGAATGTAGACATGGCACAATAACTAAATGGagtgtttttattgttgatttatATAATCAGGTGATTTTTTACGTTGAGTTGGGATATATTTTAATGGATGAGTATagtttttgatgcattttctgcttttgatttgaaaaaaaatagaatattaaaatagatattttaattcaaaaaacatcaaattatggATTAGttatcttaattataatttttaaacctaaaattagagattaatccaagataaattatatatcatgGGTAAAGTGagttgaattgaattaattcgggtgaatctaatttttctatcttataaaaaaataaaaataacatcatttttaaaaaaataaaagaaaaaattcaacgagctttaactatttttttaatgtgtgtttTCTCTTAACTggctaaattttaaatttattcaggtttttatatagattacgctaggttaattcttttatatttttattgagacTTGACTCGGTCTATATCCTGGTCACCCGGGTCATGAACTAACCCATCAGCTCATATTTGGATttataaataatgattttaattcaaatcttaaaataatttaaatataaaatgatacaaaaattctataatattattttagttgtgAAACACGTTATTCAAATTTCACCTCAAATTGAATTAAGTAATATTTTGGTGCCATAATGGCAAGAATATTGAAGATGTTGTctccaaaaataatattgaaatattgaGCCAAATTTAACCAAAAGTTGAGAGTTAATAACTGATTTGTGAAGTGTATAATAATACATTTGGGACTGATTTGTAGTtatcctttttatatttattatcttgttgttgttgttattgaaaATGTGTTGTATCAGGCTTTGACACGTCTCAATCTAACTTTACTCTTTGACGTGACTTGCTGCAGTCCTCTGCATAACGCTCTCCTTAGACTCTGGCCCGGTCTGGTTTTATTTCCTTTGACAAGCCGCATACGATTTGCCACGTCCTCGTTTGGaactttctatttaaaaaaatttgcaaccttacttttgtaattttctttttatgatttttcttcctttttttttaatttagattgcTTCACTGTACATGTTACCTGCGTTTCgtggaataataatttttttaacttaaaaaaaaaattagcacgaGAAGACGATCAAATCAACGACACTCGCGTCaatttagaatataaaataattcgaTACTTACTTaacggaaaaaaaattaaaaaaaaagtcaaacttcaaaaaatacatcaactttaaaaataaaaaaaaaaaatttcagataaACCTCTTAAATCTcatctaatttaaaaaacctTCAACTTGTTAGATCCTCAACctgagtttaattaaaaaattaaatatcatccaatttaattttaaataataaaatctttgaaaaactaccaataaaaaaaacttgcaaaaaaaatgagcaacaaaaaaaggaatgtaaaacttgatagaaaaaactaaataaaaatgaaattttttaaaaaaatcaaaattatcctAAAAACAAACTGCGAAAATAATTAGGATCAAATTCaacattgaaaatgaaaattaaaaaaaatataaaaaaaaaccaataaaccgtgcaaaaaaatagcaattaaaaaattaggactcgatgaaacataaaaatcaaatgaaattaaatatttatagatgaaattgTAAGAAACTAATacatcaagaaaatgatttaaaaatagcaattaaaataaacatgacCTAGtttaacacaaaaattaaatgaaaaaaaaatgtctatgtgaaattatgaaaaaattaatcaatcaagaaaacaattcaaaacaaaacaaataataatttaaagaatgagcacaaatttgaaaaacaaatttcaaaaattaaatgatcagGGATGGAGTcctaataaaatccaattagaaataaccaatataaataaataaaaaatagcaaataaaaaaagatggattaaataaaaaaaacaattaagaaagaGTCGACCACAATTCTAGTTAGCCTACACGCGAATCcataaagaaagagaaggaaaagaaaagttatttttcagccaAATTATACCAAACCACCACAAACATGTCATTCAGGAagaaaagatacaccaaaaagAATCCAATGATGCAGCGTGAGCGTCAGTACAACCACCATAGTCGACCTCACATGCCGCTTGAAGTTGGCAAAGCAGTTGACGCGCTGGTGagtgctttttgttttttttaattgcataaattttaaaatgccGCTAAAACTAATTAACAATTACAAAATATACcatgaagaaattaatatataacCCCTGAATGCAAGGCTAACAAATTGGAATGGCATGAGTAATGTCATTGTTCCACCAAACATGAAGATATAAAAACACCCTTATGTAGAaagcattaaattatttaatgatagtgttacatgttttattttagtgtgtatatataaatataattatcaaaataaccttatttaattttcaaaagataaacATATCATGTGAAAAAGATCATCTTACTCTTGAAGCAAAGACAAAAGTGAAAATGATTAAAGAGCAATATGTTAATTACACTATTAAAATGAATAGTAAATCATGCCcagaagaacaaaaaatcacCATCGGCTTTAGCTTTTTTGTTAATCATTAATAATCAGCTCTCCTGCTTACATTAGAATTAAGAAGATTCGAATTTTTGAAATCTAAACATgtttagttaaattaatttatcaaatacactctataatcaaatttatatttacaaataactaaaaataagataatagaaaaataaacaattaaaaatgaagGTGAAGGTGAAGGTGAAACAAAATATggtgagataatttttaattagttaagaTAACCATTTTGATAATTGAGGGGTTGATTTGAAAGAAACTCCAACTTCAAgatcttaattttaaactatTCACCATGTTATCTCATTAGTTATTATCCAAGTCatttaaatagattaaatattctaaaaaaaaatcactcaacAAATTAATACTT
This genomic interval from Populus alba chromosome 1, ASM523922v2, whole genome shotgun sequence contains the following:
- the LOC118028032 gene encoding uncharacterized protein isoform X2 encodes the protein MDRQDLHSSSFEQSYRCYPVSFIDKMMENMLLQEGDIVQLRNTSLAKGTFVKLQPHTKDFLDISNPKAILETSLRNYSCLTTGDTIMVAYNNKKYYIDIVEAKPSSAISIIETDCEVDFAPPLDYKEPEKPKSIPRSNKTPPKGMEEPAAKMPRFSAFTGSARRLDGKPATQPTASTICPALKQHQPEADNNGSKLLSSISHQQSGKLVFGSTSNQPQNETPKVPLKKSTQEPSQKVEDPKFQAFTGKKYSLKG
- the LOC118028032 gene encoding uncharacterized protein isoform X1; amino-acid sequence: MDRQDLHSSSFEQSYRCYPVSFIDKAHLEKGDKIIMPPSALDRLATLHIDYPMLFELHNPSAGRTSHCGVLEFIADEGMIYLPYWMMENMLLQEGDIVQLRNTSLAKGTFVKLQPHTKDFLDISNPKAILETSLRNYSCLTTGDTIMVAYNNKKYYIDIVEAKPSSAISIIETDCEVDFAPPLDYKEPEKPKSIPRSNKTPPKGMEEPAAKMPRFSAFTGSARRLDGKPATQPTASTICPALKQHQPEADNNGSKLLSSISHQQSGKLVFGSTSNQPQNETPKVPLKKSTQEPSQKVEDPKFQAFTGKKYSLKG
- the LOC118028033 gene encoding uncharacterized protein C24B11.05; amino-acid sequence: MESYEDDQKQQALGHKYDCLLFDIDDTLYPHGSGLSVHVTQNIQEYMIKKLGIEESKAPELCFSLYKYYGTTMAGLRAIGHKFDYDDFHSFVHGRLPYQMLKPDPVLRNILLNVPVRKVVFTNADKAHASRVLSRLGLEDCFERIICFETLNDAANKGNDPVDGDDREVFDFDEYTTRPDADLVLPRTPVVCKPFEEAFEQVFKIAGISPQKTLFFDDSIRNLQTGKGLGLHTVWVGSSHRIEGVDCALESLHNIKEALPELWEANDKSEAIKYSKKVAIETSVEA